The DNA window aaaagtgcaatccatctacagagagagaactgatggtgtctgaatacagatggaagcatattattttggttttagttgttagttccttttactaaagtttttttttgtctgatatgttttgcacaattgcacatgtataactcccACCCATTGACCCTCGTAGTTCTGTCCTCATGGACCAAGAAGAAAAAGTCTCATATCTGTTCTACATAACAGACCATTAAATATTTAAACAGGTATTGtgttttctcaattttctcttaTACTGGATAAATACTTCTCATTTCCTTGAGTTCTCTCCATAGATCTCTGCATTGCACCAGGAACTCAAGAAAGGAAACCAGATGCCAGGGTTGTCTTTTTCATGGGAAAAATACTTGACTTTTCATAACAGCTAAAATAGCTAATATTGAGTGTTTTgagattacaaagcactttgtacatcTTATCTAATTTCCTCCTCACAAAAACCCAAGGAGGTGCTCACTGAATTTAGAATCTTACATAATTGGGCCATATGAAAAGACTATATATAcatggaggaaggggtggggactGGAGGCATTACATGAACTTACTTTCATCTGAATCGGACAAAGAATTGTTGAACACAGACATACACTGAAAGAAcatgatatagaaatatattaaaaatcaaCAGTAAAACAGATGGAAACAGGGAAAGGGGAGCTTAAGAGAGTGAATGTAAGTGTATTGATATTAGTAATGAGCAAAAGAAATTCCATCTTTGAAGGGTGAACTTAGAAGgaggattaaaaggaaagaaagtataaGAACCCATAGAAGCAGATTGTTTCAACTTTAGATTCACTAGTGTTGAGCATAATTCTTTTTACAaccttctttttttataaatacTCGGACAGGGGCAAAGAGatgtaaagaataaaagaatatgtTTGAGAGAAACATGCAATTtataatcataactatgaatgtgagtGCATATAAATTATGAAGCAGAAAtgtataaaagaaagagaaaataatgggataatggggcaactagatggtgcagtggatagagcactggccctggagtcaggagtacctgagtttaaatccggcctcagacacttaacacttactagctgtgtgaccctgggcaagtcatttaaccccaattgcctcactaataaaaaaaaaagtaaataaggaaaaaattaaagactTGAATAGAATTTTGAAAAAGTTAGGTATGAAAGATGTCCAGTGATTAATGAATGGGAACCAAAGAGACTATGTATATGCTTTAGTTGTATATGACgacttttaaaaattgaccactattagggaataaaaaccttacaaacaaATTCAGAATAGTAAAAGTATTAAGCAAATCCTTTacctacaaaaatgaaatgaaatttaaataaatgacttttgaagcaaggattttaaaaaacacacaactaATCCTAAAAGAACTGTTGGGTCAAAGACAAACAATACATCtagcaaaataacaataataagacaaTTCACCAAAACTTTGGGGAATTAGCCAAAATAGTACTTAAAGAGATCACTTTTGTccacaaaagaatgaaagaatggattCATCTATGCAACTAAAGaggtcatgcaactaaaaaaaattagcaaaacttaaaataaaattaaaaaaaactcagcaaagcaccaaaatagaaattctaaaaatcaaaggacagaTTAACAAAATCAAAGGAGGGAAAAATCATTGATGTGATTAACCAGcatctgctctttttttttgggggggggggagggggaagggatggcAGTCATTAAGTCAATATATTAGCTATTAACATATTGTTATATTATAATCTAATAAACATTAAgtaatcattttttaaacaagCTTTGGCCAGTTTATTAAAGAATACTTTTGTACAGTTTACTTTTCACTGGTCTGTTCTGGCATGCTTCTAATGATATCGGAATCACCTGGATCAATGATAGCCAGTGTACAAACTCTGTAGTACTTGCCACATGCTGTACCCAATTCAATGTTGTTGCCACTGTAGTGATGGACGCCAGTTTTGGCCAACATAGCGTAATATTCAATCTCTGATTTCCTCAAGGCTGGGCAGTTGTTGGCCAGGATGACTAATTTGGCTTTGCCTTGTCTCATCATTTTCAGAGTCTGTTTGTAGCCTAGCACACATTTACCGCTTTTCATCACCAGCTGGAGCCTTGAGTTGATGGACTCCAATgactttttcatcttctttgcGGCCACCATCTTCCTGCCTGCAGTGCAGGAGGACCCTCAGCCAGAGACCTGCCACCaagatccagattttttttttaaagagggaaagcaaattaccagtatcacaaacaaaaacaaagggagaATTCACAACAAATGGAGATAAAATAAGTGACATAATCAGAGACAAAATTGAATGcttacagaaatataaaatattcagattaatgaataagaaataaagaatgtaaataatcaaatctcagaaaaaaattaagaaagccaTAAAGGAATAAAGCTTTGCCCtggctattttgttttgttttgttttgttttttagtgaggcaattggggttaagtgacttgcctagggtcacacagctactaagtgttaagtgtctgagaccagatttgaactcaggtcctcttgactccaaggccagtactctattcactgtgccacctagttgcccctgcccTGGCTATTTTGGATGACTGCAGTGCATTCCCTTTTCACATCTACCTCATAAAATCCCTCTCTTCTATCAAGATGAAGCACATTGACAACTTTCCACCTGAAGCTTTTCCTAGTTTCCCCAAATGCTGGTGTACTCCTCTtcaatcttgtatttattttgtatttattctgtaaagagtctttaatagcttaaaactacagTAAGACCTTTAGAACATGCTATACTTGTATATgtatttcttatttcttccattagaatgtgagcacctggagaacagggattatttcattctttttatatatagtaggagcttaacatatgcttgtcaattgattggCTGATTGACTTTCTAACTAAACTGTCCTTCCTAGTCTGATGGGGTCCTTGCATTTTCTCTTACTCCTCCCCAGCATCACTAATTGAAATTTTGGGAAATCAGCTGGCAGGGGACTGACACGCAAATGGTTTTAGGACCTTCACTATTCTATCACAtgcgtgcatgtgtgcacatgggtgcacacacacacacacacacacacacacacacacgcacatctCCAGCTGGTGAGAGGATAGCTATaatctccctttctctttacaTGTGACATAACTAGAGCTCTCCCCCTGAAAGACTCTGTATATTGTGGCTGGCAGGAATCTGGTGTTTATTGATGGTTTTTATCCCACATTCCTGGGTATTTTGGTAAGTGGTGATTCACTTTCAGAGGTATAATTTCTTTGGTTTGAATTAATAGagcttcatgtattttttttcatccatGGTTTGCTCCCTGAACTGATGAGCGGGAAATCAGGAGGATGACAGATATTTAGGTTTGTCTTTGTGCCAGATAGACAGTGAGATGTGGTGTGGGAGATGGAAAACTCTGCCTGTATTGATCATGTCTTCTAACCAGGCACTGGCAGGACACTGTCAGGTTTGGTCAGACAAATGAACTAACTCCTGGAAGGATTATCCCTTGCAATACACACTAAAAGAAAATGGGGGGATGGCAATGGTTTAGGAAGGGTCAATGGCAGCagcattcattctctttttccctcatcACACTTTACCTTTCGAAGAGCATGTCTGGTCAGCTCCGCCCCACCCTCCATGCTTTCTGGCATAGAGATTGAATGGGGATGTAGTAGTAAGAGTATGGTCCCTAAACAGGTCACAGGATGGAGGGGCTGGCTTCTCACCTTTTGTATAATGGCCCTTGATCCAGAATTGAAGTCCCTGGTGAATCCAGATTGGTCTAGATTGGAGGAGGCAGTTCCCATCATTTGACTGGAGCAATGACGCTTAGATCCAACATTGTGGTCCCTGGTGAGTCTTGTGGTCTAGATTGGAAGAGGCAGTTTATGTTGCTTTAATAAGGGGAAAGAGAGTCAAACTTCTGTCATTCCAAAGTGCCTTCTTCATAGGCAAAGCTTGCAAACAAGAGGTCACAGCCCCCTGAGGGAAGAGCTAAAGGTGGGTCTGGCATCTGAGCAGGAAGGTTCGAGACTGAGAACAAGTGATTTGCTTTGACCCTTCCTCCTAGAGTGTTTCTCTTGTTTCTTGGGTCTCTCTCTAGAAAAGGGCTTCCTTAACCTGAGGTCTCTGAACGTTTTTGATAGTCATATTTCAACATAACCAGCTTCATTTGTAagcctacatattttattttatgcattttaaaacacgGTTCTGAGAAAGCATCCATTGGCTctgccagactgccaaaggggaccatgaccccaaatgttaagaatccttgctctatttttttgtggggcaatgggggttaagtgacttgcccagggtcacacagctagtaagtgtcatgtgtctgaggccaaatctgaactcaggtcctcctgaatccagggccggtgctttacccactgcgccacctcactgcccccaagaTTCCTTGCTGTAGAGAGTGATGAAAAGATCATGGACTCAAGATCAGaccctcttattttatacttGAAGGAGCAAAGGTCCAGAGATggttaatgatttgcccaaggacatagTGGTAAtcaggggcagagtcaagattcgAACCTAGAGCCTTTGACTCCAAATGGAACACTTGTTTTCACTGTTTGCTCTCTTGCCTCATAGTTAGCTCTGGGGTCGGAGCCCCCTAAATTGGACTCCTTATCTGATAAAAAATGTAAGAGGAGGGGAGCCtgaaagtttcctcccttcccttccttctctatcaGTAGGCACATGACCTATACTTCATGATCTCAGAATATTTGGGTGCAGAAGATTCAACAACTGGTGCTGGGAGGGAATTCCTCCTCTCCAAGCTTAACAATGCCATTGTCAGATATGTCGTTgagttgtttgttctttgtacttcattcttgaagaggaccgtgacatcaggaggagatgtcatgacttgcaatgtcTTGGATTTGAgtcagggagggctgtgcagggtcaccagcctcactctcctacacagccatctgggtccagtggcaatctatacatcaggacaactggagacgggccctgatgtttaaggcaattggggttaaatgacttgcccagcgtcatgcagctagtagatgtctgaggtgacatttgaactcaggtccccctgacttgAGGGACAGTGagatatccactgtgccacccaactgcctctGTCAGATATGTAGtatgacctcagagtcaggaagagttggattcaaatccttacTCCCAAATTTATTAGTTGGGTGATTCTAGTCAAACTACTTATGGTCTCTTAGCTTCAGAtcctttgtctttaaaatggCCATAATAATCATACCTTACAAGCaatacaggattgttgtgaagcttAAATGAGCTAATGAATATAAAGCACTCTGGAAACATCAGCTAGTGTTAGTCTTCACCCCAATGTTTCTTGTGTTGTACTCGGATTGGGGGGGTCAGAGTTACTTGACCACTCTAGTTGCTAGGCAGCACtcactctggagtcaggaggacctgagttaaaatccagcctcaagcacttactagcaatgtttgcctcagtttccttatctgtaaaatggcggtaataatagcactttccttcCAAGGGTAATTGTGAAGATTAagtaagacaatatttgtaatgtgctttccaaactttaaagtgctatgtaaatgctaaataTTTTATGATATAGGCATTTAGTTCAATGTTATTGGTCAGTCAGTGTATGCTTTGCCTACCAAGTATGGTGCCAGGATACCTGAGGAATTCCATGGAATAAAAAGTGTTTTCTCTAAGCACTGAGAGGcttagtgacttatccagggtcacacagtcactaCATGTCAGGGCCAGAACTCGAACTCAGCATCCTTTTCTAAGGCCAGTTTTTTATCcatcaaagagagaaaagaaaggagtggATAGAGGGGAGAAAGGGCAAGTCAAAAGAGGCAATGGGTAACAGTAGAAACTGGAAGTTTCTAAGGACCAAAATGACCATTTGGGGTCATCAGTGAGAAAGGGGCATAGGGCCCTGGTTCCTTCAAGCCCCCTCCAGCTGCTCCTTCCCAAGGCTGCTCTCCAACTGTCCTTAGTGGGACTTACGGGTTAAAGGACCAAGATTCAGTTCGTCAGCCTCTCAgtgccctcctcctccctttcccctcctcttcctcccctcctcctcttcctcctcctctgcagTGTCCCCTCTCTCACCCCCGACTGCTCCTCTGGCTCTGGAGGTCAGCCAGAGGGGAAGTGGGGTGGGAGCGAGGCTTGGAGGAGGAATCCTGTTGGGTGGTGCGATGGGGTGCGATACAGTGCGAGTGCGGGCTCTGGACACTGAGGTCTATTTAAGGGCAAAGGGCAAAGCTCCAAGCCAAAGGCTTGCAGCTTTTATTTACACCGAGTTTGCTGCTGGCAGAAGAATGATGCATTCTCTGGCTATGAGGCCTCCATCATTTTGGGGATGCAGCTGCCTTAGCTTCATAAAATCGAATCAAAGCCCACATCCCAGCTGTCAACCTTGAACCATCCAATCATCGAACAGGAAGGGTCAGGGGAGGGGGGATTCAGAACAACAAAAGTAACCCTCTGAGCCcacaaggagcttgtattctatgGGGGAGGCAACAGCacacaagaaaacaaatgaacataaGTCCGGGGAGATTTTAGGAGAGCACGAACAGTTACATCGTGTGATGCTGCAGGTTTCACACTCTTCCAGCCCAGAGGCGTAACAAGGAATAGTTTTAAGTGGGGCAAAATCAGGGGGGTAGCAGTGtggaaaaaagttttaacagtcggttagataatggacaGACGCCAGtcttttttaggaccaccctttcggggaggagaccaacagcatgagctacgcacaccagtccgcctgcgaccgcacaccagattgcctgctgagcactcgacttccggggtgcgagcttaaaaggcaaggagagaacggaagtggggcctttcttttttcctgctccgctggtctcctggctgtgctgcacagacagatgcggactggagtttgactcgcccggctctcggttaacagcacgggCTTGACtaggtctctcgccccaaaggtggccctccgcttttggtgagttttatacggaatatagactaagcttagatttaagacgatttgtattgtatttctactttcctatccttctaatcaacatcaccttgtgactaccatacaataaaagctctatctagaaaaccagaagcttcttccatttactagtctgggagataaattaagggaaaggttaagtaggggagatttatgatctaatatccaattttaatctcacagcaGTGAGGGCAATAGCAGCAGTAGAGCTGAGGAGGGCAGGGGTGCTTGGCTGGAGACTGACAGCACGCAGGACCTTGGCAGGTCCAGTCCCTCTAGAACAAGGGGtgactctcccttccccttcttcccccatccTCTGACCTAAGTCCTTTCCTCACTGCCCTTTTCTGGGGCCCACCTTCCTCTACTCTCTTAGGTGTGTGGACCTACAGAAGAAGCTCTCTGGTGTGCATCTTCCCATATTAGTGCCTGGGGAGAAGCCCCGCTGTCCCACCCTAGTTACAGCTGTAACTTCCTATCTGGTTGATTTTGCGCTTGGCCTGACTTACTGAAGTTGGGCATTGTGTCCCTGGCTTTTGGATCCTGCTGCTCGACTGGCTTTTATTAAAGACAAAAGGATGCTGGCATCTTCCTTGCCATCAGCTTCTCCCCAAGCTAACGCACTGCATCTCAAATGTTTTGATTTGACTCCTAGGACAGCGACTTGACTTTTCTAGACAGGAGAAAGGAAGCAGGCAGATCCTGCTCCCGGCCATGGTCTCCTGAGTCTCCTGAGCTCATCGCTTCATTCACCGCGTGTTTGTTTGTGTATCTCAGAGCCTCTTCTTCGAAGAGAAATGGGATTTCCTCGGGGGTTTGGGCCGTAGGCGCTGGGATCCAAGCTGCTCTGTGAGGAATGGCCTTGATGCATCCGCTTAAACAGTGATCTGGCCACACGGAGGGCTGCCCCGCGTGCAGAAACGCTCCCAGTCCCTGAGCTTCCCTCCAGCAGGGCCGCCTTCAGATGCGCACAGGAGCAAAGGCTGGCTCAGCTTCCACCAACGTTTTCCCGCCCACATCCCTCCCCTCTTGCAGCTCAGGGGCTCAGCTCCTTAGGCTTCTGTCCATTGTCAGACAGGGGCTTCCTTCTCCTGCCCGAGTGGTCTTGGCATTCCTCATCACTTTCTGCAGAAAGCCACAGTCTGGGGTCAGAAtcgagacctgggtttgaatcctgattcgtTCACTTGCTGTCTATGTTAAGGGGAGGGCGGATGGGTACTGGGCCAAAATCCCAAAGGGGAGGGAGGGCCTCCAGGATTCACACCGCTTCTCTCAGGTGGGGTTACTGCATCGGTCAGTGAGTCAGTCACTAAAAAGTAATCacgtgctggggatacaaagaagggtaaAAGACAGACTTGCCCTCCAGGAGCGTCCAGACTAATGGGAGACAGAGCTCACCGACGGCTCTGACCAAACAAGCCACGCACCTCGTAcattggagaagatgggagggaggcACTAGCCTCTTGTAGGAGGCAAGATTGTAGTTGGAACAGGAAGGAAGCCGGAGAAGAAGGGAcgagagaggagggagggttgTCCAGGCACGGGGCATAGCCAGGGAAAGGCCcggaggtaggagatggagggTCGTGTGGAAGGCACAAGCAGGAGGCCATAATCACGGATTAAAAAGTCCGTAGTAGCGAAGGTGAAGCCTGGAGGGGTAGGAGGGAGCTGGGTTATGAGGGACCTGGGATGCCAAACGGACATTTTGTACTGGCACTTCATCGGGTCTTCACTAAGAAGGGGGGACCCTGCCAAGATAGGTCAGCAACTTCTGTACAACCCGTGGTCTTGGAGAATTGTCTAGGACCCTGGGAAATGAGgcgactggcccagggtcatacggtcAGCGCacatcagaagcaggacttgaatctaggCCCTCCTGGCGCCAAGAACAGCTTCCTCGTTACTGTAGGCTTACGGATCTAGGCTGGGAAGGAACCTCGGAGAACACGTCAGGGCCtctcattttaccagtgaagaaactgaaggctcTTTACAGGCTTCACAGTATGATCGGTGGCAGTAGCAGCAGTTCTTCTTCTCAGGGATGCCGGGCTGTGCTTGCATAGTATTGCGACAGTAGGATCTAGTTTGTGGGGGCAGGGCTTCCACAGAAGCACTCCTTGACTCCCCCTTGCTTGAGGACCTGGCTCTGGAGtttccatgaccaaaaaagaaaagagaatccaTTCCTCACTAGCCCAGCCTCTTCAAGTCCAGATCCTTTAGGATGGTCTCTGAGGAGGCCCAGTCTCCTGCTCCAGCTGCTCCTCCGTTTGgagggctttttgttttttttgttttgttttgtttttgtggtgtgttgttgttgttgttgttgttttgcagggcaatgagagttaagtgacttgcccagggtcacacagctagtaagtgtcaagtgtctgaggttgcatttgaactcaggtcctcctgaatccagggccctttatccactgcaccacctagctgtcccctgtagcATTAGTTTTACTGGCAGAGCCTTTGGGGACTGCAGACCAGCTCTCTGGGTTGGATTTTACTAAGAGATGATAACTATTGAAATTATTTCTTGTCAAGCTTTCCCCCCCACAACTTAACTCTGGCCACAAGTGCAAACACAAAAGGAATCAGTTCAAAGGAAgctaaatttttaataaaatttaaaacaaattctacaaattaaattttaaatgccaTTTGCAGTGAAAAGTGCAGAGCATACAAGATGGTGCTGGAGTTAGTGTTTGCCGGCTGTGTGAAACCAAACAAAGCAAAATCCCACTGACTCAGTCTAACAAAAGCAGCTTCTCCACCAGCAAGGGGTCTCTTGAGCCTCTATGAAGATCATCCAGCCATAAGACATGCTCTGAGGTGCTTATCCCGGCTCCTTCTCCTGCTGAGGAGCTGAGTTCCCAGAGCATCCCTACTCCACACCATGCTGTGGGATTGGAGGAAGTGTCTTTCTAGTGTTGTAGCTCATGCATTTCTACTAGAGTGTCCTTTTCACCATGATGTCAATTCAGATTCGTTGAGTCAGCCATGCTTTTAGAAACCAGTATGTACTAAGGTCATGCAGGAAGAACATCCTCCCCAccaaccaaagaaacaaacaaaaaaacccattgaTGACACACTCTCCCAccaacatatatacagagagattCCCAcgtatgctttaggaaaatcactttgtcagctgtGTGGAGGGTGAATCGGAGTGAGAAGAGACTGAAGCCCCAAAGACCAACTCAGGTCTATTGCAACAGACCAGATGAAAGATGATGAGGTCTGGGCTAGGCTGGTGCCTGTGGGAGTGAAGAGAATGGGAGGGAGACAACAGATGTTGGAAAGGCAGAAGCAACAAGATTCTGTGTCAGGATATGTGTGTGGTGCCCCTTTAACAGTGAGAATCCCcgttttcctatttcttctgacCCGAATATGATAGTAAGAGATTAAGAAACatgtagaagagagagagaacagagaaagttttattttaaattatttgtaagATTGTATTTCAAGTGTGGTGCTTGGAACGCTCATTCACGTCTCTAAGCTCtgtttttaaatgaggcaatggGGATGAAGGACCCTGGGAGAAGggctggagtgggggtgggggacagcagTTGCTCTTATGTTTTGACATTATATTAATAGCatgaaaattacatgtaaagtactatgtaaataagCTTCTGTTCTAGCCGAGTTGCCAGCTGGGGGATTTCATAAAAAGAATTGCCTCCCCGTGGACAATGGCTCCGTGAGTGTCTAATTCATGAAGAGATCCCTGGAATCTGCTGTCATCATTTGGTCCTAAAGAGAAATCGGCTGAAGTGGACAGACTATTCAGCTGCAGAACAAGGGAGAGGCAAAGGGgagaaatgaaggagagagaaagagaaatgatacccggagagacaaagagagagagagagagagagagagagagagagagagagagagagagagagagagagagagagagaggtggagctgagacagaaacagacaatcAGGCAGAAGCGGAAAAAGAGACACACATAGAAAGAGATTGACAAAGACAGATGAACgaataaagaaagtgagacagagagcTTTCGATATTGGCCCCTGAGGTCTCTCCTCGTGCCAAGGCTGCTGAGCCCAGGGCTCCTTTCTTATAATTCTAAGTCATGAATAGTAGGCAGTCAGCAGGGACTCCACTTGGGATGCTTTCTTCCACAAGGCTAATTTCTATCCCCACTAATGGGAATTCTGCATTTGACTCAAGAGGTGTGCACATCACTAACTCTGGAAATGGAACACAAGAGCTGTTGATCTGCATGCAAATGTTCTTCTTTATTGTCAAGAAGGAATAACACAACAACGGGTGAATGAGAAGCACTCAGGTTTAGAAAGCCACTCAGGCCACAATTGTCTTCTGCTGACTTGGTTGGGGACATTTTCTTACCTTTAGGGATAAGTGtgggcaaatgaaaaaaaaaataagcctatCAGAGTAGCCCAACAACCTGACTGTGGGAAATAGCCACCAACAAGAATTTGTTGAGCCATCTAAAGCCCAACAAAGCTCCAGACTCTCAGTGCAGAAAAGTCTCAGCCTAAAAGAAGAGGTGTGAGGAGGCACCTTTCTTTGCAATGATAGTGAACTGTAGAGGTGGGACACTGCACCAATGGCAGGcttttgaaatgattttttttcctcttttaattcttttttctgagaGGGCTCTCAAGAGGGATGGGGACAGGAACATATTGGGAAATATGGgctatgcaaaaacaaaagatacaaataaaatgtatttttataaaagcGTTCAGTTGAattccacaaaaataaaattaaatatttattatatgcccACCCCTATGCCTAGCCcagaaaatacaaaagcaaaaaatgaaactaTCTGCCCTCAAGTActtgtgggtggggaggggaagaagataatacatacacaaataagaaaatacataATATCTACATATAAACACAAAGGTGGTAGGAAAGCACCAATAACCAGAGGAAGTATTAAGAGAGACCCCATTTAGAcggtttgattctttttttaaaaagtcattctcAAAGAACATTTCCaatgcatttccatatacaaagaacagaaaaataggaTTTCATATTGCACTTCCAATATGTACAGATTGCAActcttttcaaaattatattttaaaaaatgaacatgttATTTTCCAAGCtatccttgtctctgtctccactTAACCTTAcactgttcatttttttaaaataccacgAGACCTATGTTTTTAGAATACGAGGTAGTAGGAATGGAGAGACTGGGAGGAAAAGAAGCAGGGATGGGctagagtgggggtggggaacagcaGTTTGactgtatttttccttttgtttcttttctttttaaaaaatgcttcactatgggggcagctaggcggcacagtggataaagcaccggtcctggattcaggaggacctgagttcaaatccggcctcagacacttgacacttactagctgtgtgaccctgggcaagtcacttaaccccaattgcctcaccaaaaaccctcattgccctgaaaaaaaccaaaccttcaCTATCATCAGTATTGCCCATTCCTCCCAAATCCCCCAATCAAAAAAACTATAACAAAAATTTTGTTAACAAggaagcatagtcaagcaaaacaaagttaCACATTTATCCATGcctgaaaatgtatgcctcaATCAGCACCTTGAGCCTCCTCTTTTTTGTCAGGTGGTGGGTAGCCTGCTCAATCAATGGCTCTCCAAAGTCCTGACTGGTCACTGCGTTCCTCAGAGTTCTGAAgcttttcaaatgggtttttctttgtaatgttaGTGTTATTCTAAGATTGTTCTCATATTCTGCTCATGTCTCTGAGTTAGTTCATATttatcttcccagatttttctaaatccgaatcttttatcatttcttatggtgcaaaaATATCCCCTTTGATTCCTGCGCCATATTTTGTTTACCTATTCCCTGGTTGTTGGACACTCAGTTTGCTTTCAGATCTTCACTATAG is part of the Dromiciops gliroides isolate mDroGli1 chromosome 4, mDroGli1.pri, whole genome shotgun sequence genome and encodes:
- the LOC122726060 gene encoding 60S ribosomal protein L30-like, whose translation is MVAAKKMKKSLESINSRLQLVMKSGKCVLGYKQTLKMMRQGKAKLVILANNCPALRKSEIEYYAMLAKTGVHHYSGNNIELGTACGKYYRVCTLAIIDPGDSDIIRSMPEQTSEK